The Xiphophorus maculatus strain JP 163 A chromosome 21, X_maculatus-5.0-male, whole genome shotgun sequence genome window below encodes:
- the ngdn gene encoding neuroguidin isoform X1 — protein MAAPVDNDLIESDLPKAVQLLNNLTEQVASVTSYVRELLTKVQNGVFNTAKGLSFLDLRYNLLLFYLQDLTHLISIKAEGGKMKDSEALSRVVTIRTVLEKMRPLDHKLKYQIDKLVRTAVTGSLADNDPLQLRPNPENFISKLSESEDSEGETKNKAASDKKAAHSSGRKYVPPKIAPVHYDGDMTEADRKKAQTERQRRAALRSSVIQELRQQYSDAPEEIRDRRDFQTERESRDELHRKNYEESMMVRLNVPKHEKKARKRSTMAMSGQLTGITHFGDITALTGGEGGQDGESARPKKKKKLMKKKTRRRAFKKHR, from the exons ATGGCTGCTCCTGTTGACAAC GATCTAATCGAAAGTGATTTACCCAAAGCTGTGCAGCTGCTGAATAATCTCACAGAGCAG GTAGCATCAGTAACCAGTTATGTTCGAGAGCTGCTGACTAAAGTTCAGAATGGAGTGTTCAACACTGCAAAG GGTCTGTCCTTCTTGGACCTTCGCTACAACCTCCTGCTCTTCTACCTTCAGGACCTCACTCATCTCATCAGCATCAAGGCCGAAGGAGGCAAGATGAAAGACAGCGAAGCTCTGAGCAGAGTGGTCACCATCAGAACC GTGCTAGAGAAAATGCGACCGCTAGACCACAAACTGAAGTACCAGATTGATAAACTGGTACGCACTGCTGTTACTGGAAGTTTAg CTGACAATGATCCGCTCCAGCTGCGTCCAAATCCTGAAAATTTCATCAGCAAA CTGAGCGAGTCGGAGGACTCTGAGGGTGAAACGAAGAACAAGGCAGCCTCCGACAAGAAAGCAGCTCACTCTAGTGGGAGGAAATATGTGCCACCGAAGATTGCGCCGGTGCATTATG ACGGTGACATGACGGAAGCGGACAGGAAGAAGGCTCAGACGGAGCGGCAGCGACGAGCAGCTCTGCGGAGCTCCGTGATCCAGGAGCTGAGGCAGCAGTACAGCGACGCCCCGGAGGAGATCCGGGACAGACGAGACTTCCAGACGGAGAGGGAAAGCCGAGACGAGCTCCACAG GAAAAATTACGAGGAGTCGATGATGGTGCGTCTGAATGTGCCGAAGCACGAGAAGAAAGCCAGGAAGAGGAGCACGATGGCCATGTCCGGCCAGCTGACCGGCATCACACACTTCGGTGACATCACAGCTCTGACCGGCGGTGAAGGTGGACAG GATGGGGAAAGCGCTAggccaaagaagaagaagaaactcatgaaaaagaaaaccaggaGGAGAG CCTTCAAGAAACACAGATAA
- the ngdn gene encoding neuroguidin isoform X2, which yields MDVFMGLSFLDLRYNLLLFYLQDLTHLISIKAEGGKMKDSEALSRVVTIRTVLEKMRPLDHKLKYQIDKLVRTAVTGSLADNDPLQLRPNPENFISKLSESEDSEGETKNKAASDKKAAHSSGRKYVPPKIAPVHYDGDMTEADRKKAQTERQRRAALRSSVIQELRQQYSDAPEEIRDRRDFQTERESRDELHRKNYEESMMVRLNVPKHEKKARKRSTMAMSGQLTGITHFGDITALTGGEGGQDGESARPKKKKKLMKKKTRRRAFKKHR from the exons atggatgtttttatg GGTCTGTCCTTCTTGGACCTTCGCTACAACCTCCTGCTCTTCTACCTTCAGGACCTCACTCATCTCATCAGCATCAAGGCCGAAGGAGGCAAGATGAAAGACAGCGAAGCTCTGAGCAGAGTGGTCACCATCAGAACC GTGCTAGAGAAAATGCGACCGCTAGACCACAAACTGAAGTACCAGATTGATAAACTGGTACGCACTGCTGTTACTGGAAGTTTAg CTGACAATGATCCGCTCCAGCTGCGTCCAAATCCTGAAAATTTCATCAGCAAA CTGAGCGAGTCGGAGGACTCTGAGGGTGAAACGAAGAACAAGGCAGCCTCCGACAAGAAAGCAGCTCACTCTAGTGGGAGGAAATATGTGCCACCGAAGATTGCGCCGGTGCATTATG ACGGTGACATGACGGAAGCGGACAGGAAGAAGGCTCAGACGGAGCGGCAGCGACGAGCAGCTCTGCGGAGCTCCGTGATCCAGGAGCTGAGGCAGCAGTACAGCGACGCCCCGGAGGAGATCCGGGACAGACGAGACTTCCAGACGGAGAGGGAAAGCCGAGACGAGCTCCACAG GAAAAATTACGAGGAGTCGATGATGGTGCGTCTGAATGTGCCGAAGCACGAGAAGAAAGCCAGGAAGAGGAGCACGATGGCCATGTCCGGCCAGCTGACCGGCATCACACACTTCGGTGACATCACAGCTCTGACCGGCGGTGAAGGTGGACAG GATGGGGAAAGCGCTAggccaaagaagaagaagaaactcatgaaaaagaaaaccaggaGGAGAG CCTTCAAGAAACACAGATAA
- the LOC102216846 gene encoding CCAAT/enhancer-binding protein beta-like has protein sequence MMSDSRVSSVIQEWVSSYPGQPHSQTLNPVASNQAAQSSQMSQMDMISYGQSHAGIIRGVADERVAEQMMGLPYLSYNASCLSSNPNSGSSNHHQGHAGAQQDFSPFLLPRAPVTKRSISKDSAEYRLRRERNNVAVRKSRDKARRRILLTQQRALQLQDENQKLQMKIGQLTQELDTLKHILSQRHLQGGEDGAPQESGI, from the exons ATG ATGTCAGATTCCAGAGTGTCGTCTGTCATCCAGGAGTGGGTGAGTTCGTATCCAGGTCAGCCTCACAGCCAGACCCTGAATCCCGTCGCCTCCAACCAGGCTGCACAGTCCAGTCAGATGTCTCAGATGGACATGATCTCGTACGGCCAGTCTCATGCGGGGATCATCAGGGGGGTCGCTGACGAGAGAGTGGCCGAGCAGATGATGGGACTGCCCTACCTGTCCTACAACGCGTCCTGCCTCAGCAGCAATCCCAACTCAGGGAGTTCAAACCACCACCAGGGCCACGCCGGCGCTCAGCAG GACTTCTCGCCCTTCCTGCTGCCCAGGGCCCCGGTGACCAAGAGAAGCATCAGCAAGGACAGCGCAGAGTACCGCCTGCGGCGCGAGAGGAACAACGTCGCAGTGAGGAAGAGCCGGGACAAGGCCCGCAGGAGGATCCTGCTGACCCAGCAGAGGGCCCTGCAGCTGCAGGACGAGAACCAGAAGCTGCAGATGAAGATAGGACAGCTCACCCAGGAGCTGGACACTCTGAAACACATCCTGTCACAGCGGCACctgcagggaggcgaagacggAGCGCCGCAGGAGTCCGGTATCTGA
- the slc22a17 gene encoding solute carrier family 22 member 17 yields MTSPDSPPLISPSPCPAPPPSLPSSPAPSSPAPSSSSIPAPPSLPPTGEVMVLALGRKKQRVLIALSILPNLFLAFLLSSDPLITLSPPHHCRLPGPSPSPEALNASLPWEKGARPGETGGPSQCKQYANGSQSAAVDCESGWDYNVTEGLKNNIVTEWDLVCGQYWLVPVEEVCFILGVLTGCLSLGYTADRLGRSKTLLISLTLSVVFGVLVCVSPYPSIFIVMRFCLAAASAGVYLTLYIARLELCEPSLRLVATMLAGFMSVAGELLLLAVALGCQSWRGLLGAGVAPLTLFLSYGVPGVFPESPRWLLLSERSADMNAFSERRNSNRDLRDDESFTELDSEPAPSSRPHLSFPELFHSKNIWKNICVLGFTSFISHGISHCYSSFRGDVRGTAPSFYWTYLLSVSAGGGAWVLLWATVDRCGRRGILLLFMTTTGLASLILLGLMEYLSETAITVFSVLGLFSSQATASLCILFTAEIMPTIIRGTGVGVVLALGCVGRLSSPIMDLRNHYGYFLHHVIYSSLALLAVLSILLLPESKRKPLPQTLGDGEQYRRPPLGRRRRDNVPLLATPNPET; encoded by the exons ATGACCTCCCCTGACTCGCCTCCCCTCATCTCCCCCTCCCCGTGTCCGGCGCCACCCCCGTCCCTGCCCTCGTCCCCGGCTCCCTCCTCCCCGGCcccgtcctcctcctccatcccgGCCCCGCCCTCGCTGCCTCCCACGGGCGAGGTGATGGTGCTGGCTCTGGGCAGGAAGAAGCAGCGCGTGCTGATCGCGCTCTCCATCCTCCCCAACCTCTTCCTGGCCTTCCTGCTCTCCTCCGACCCCCTCATCACGCTCTCGCCGCCGCACCACTGCCGCCTGCCGGGCCCGTCGCCCTCGCCGGAGGCGCTGAACGCCTCCCTGCCCTGGGAGAAGGGGGCGCGGCCCGGGGAGACCGGGGGCCCGTCCCAGTGTAAGCAGTACGCCAACGGCAGCCAGTCGGCCGCGGTGGACTGCGAGTCCGGGTGGGACTACAACGTGACGGAGGGGCTGAAGAACAACATCGTCACCGAG TGGGATCTGGTGTGTGGCCAGTACTGGCTGGTTCCGGTGGAGGAGGTGTGCTTCATCCTGGGCGTTCTGACTGGATGCCTCAGCCTGGGCTACACAGCTGACAG GCTGGGCAGGTCCAAGACCCTGCTGATCTCTCTGACTCTGTCGGTGGTGTTTGGGGTGCTGGTGTGTGTCTCTCCGTACCCTTCCATCTTCATCGTCATGCGCTTCTGCCTGGCTGCTGCCAGCGCAGGGGTCTACCTAACTCTGTACATCGCCC GTCTGGAGCTGTGCGAGCCGTCGCTCAGGCTTGTGGCGACCATGCTGGCTGGGTTCATGTCCGTGGCAggggagctgctgctgctggccgtGGCCCTCGGCTGCCAGTCCTGGAGGGGCCTGCTGGGAGCCGGGGTGGCCCCTTTGACACTCTTCCTCAGCTACGG TGTTCCCGGTGTGTTTCCAGAGTCCCCTCGCTGGCTCCTCCTGTCGGAGCGATCCGCGGACATGAACGCGTTCAGCGAGAGGAGGAACTCCAACAGGGACTTGAGGGACGACGAGAGCTTCACAG AGTTGGACTCGGAGCCGGCGCCCTCCTCCCGCCCCCACCTGTCCTTCCCCGAGCTTTTCCACAGCAAGAACATCTGGAAGAACATCTGCGTCCTCGGCTTCACCTC ATTCATCTCTCATGGCATTAGTCACTGCTACAGCTCTTTCCGTGGTGACGTCAGAGGCACCGCCCCCAGCTTCTACTGGACGTACCTGCTGTCCGTGAGCGCTGGGGGCGGGGCCTGGGTGCTGCTCTGGGCGACAGTGGACAGGTGCGGTCGCCGTGGCATCCTGCTCCTGTTCATGACGACGACGGGCCTGGCCTCCTTGATCCTCCTGGGACTCATGGAGT ATCTCAGTGAGACGGCCATCACGGTTTTCTCAGTGCTGGGTCTTTTCTCCTCCCAAGCCACTGCATCGCTCTGCATCCTCTTCACCGCAGAGATCATGCCCACCATCATCAG GGGCACCGGTGTGGGCGTGGTGCTCGCCCTGGGCTGCGTGGGCCGCCTCAGCTCCCCGATCATGGACCTGCGGAACCACTACGGCTACTTCCTGCACCACGTCATCTACTCGTCCCTGGCGCTCCTGGCCGTGCTCTCCATCCTGCTGCTGCCCGAGAGCAAGAGGAAGCCGCTGCCTCAGACGCTGGGCGACGGGGAGCAGTACAGGCGCCCCCCACTGGGCCGGAGGAGGAGGGACAACGTGCCGCTGCTGGCCACCCCAAACCCAGAGACCTAA